The following is a genomic window from Azospirillaceae bacterium.
GCCTTCGCCCGCCGCTACAACCTGATCGCCGTCTGCGACAACACCTTCGCCACCCCCTATGCCCAGCGGCCGCTGGAACTGGGCTTCGACGTCGTCGTTCATTCCGCCACCAAGTATCTGGGCGGGCATTGCGACATGGTGGGCGGCGTGGCCGTGGTGCGCGACGCGGGTGAGGTGGCGGACCGCCTGGGTTTCCTGCAGAACGCCGTCGGGGCCATCGCCGGGCCGTTCGACGCCTTCCTGGCGCTGCGCGGGGTGAAGACGCTGGCCCTGCGCATGGAACGCCACTGTTCCAACGCGCTGGCCATCGCCGAATGGCTGGAGCGCCACCCGGCGGTGGCGTCGGTGCGCTACCCGGGCCTGGCCAGCCATCCGCAGCACGACCTGGCGCGGCGCCAGATGCGGGGCTATGGCGGCATGCTGTCGGTCAGCCTGAAGGGCGGCCTGACTGCCGCCAAGCGCCTGCTGGAACGGACGGAATTGTTCTCCCTGGCGGAAAGCCTGGGCGGGGTGGAAAGCCTGATCGAGCATCCGGCCATCATGACCCACGCCAGCATCCCGGCGGAAATCCGCGCCGCCAGCGGCATCGACGACGGTCTGGTGCGCCTGTCGGTGGGGGTGGAGGATGTGGACGATCTGATCGCCGACCTGGCCGGGGCACTGGGGTGAGGGGGCGCAATGACGTGTCTACTTGATCAGGCCATCAACGCGGTTCGCGTTCTGCCCGACGCCGAGCAGGACGAGTTGGCTCAAATCATCCTGCAACTCGCTGGAGTGGATCGGCTACCCATCGATCTGGTGATTGACGAGGTCGCTGTCCTGGAAGTTTCTCATGCCCAGGCGGAACGGGGCGAGTTCGCCACGGATGAGGAAATCGGGGCCATCTGGGCGAGGCACAATGAATGATCGGCGCCCAATCGACAGTTCGGATCAAAGCGCGGTGCTCAAATTCCGGCGACCATCAACGACGCGGATGACATCAACGCGTTCCACAACGCCATCATCCGTATCGGGCCAAATCTCGAAGAGGATCAGATAAGGCCCTTCGACCAGGACACGGGCGCTGGGCGCGATCTCCGGGCGGCGCGGCCCCAGCCTCGGGTGCGTTGCCAATCGATTGATTCGGTTTGCTATGGTGTGGAGCATACGCGTCGCGGCGGTAGGGTTGTTGATGGCAATGGCCAGCCAGATGTCCTGGAGTTCCTGTTCCGCGGCAGGTGATCGGTAGATCGGGATCATCGTCCCGTTTTCTTCAACCGATCCCGCGCGGCGGCGATCATACGCTCAACGTCGAAAGGTTCGGTCGGACCGCTGGCCTTGCCGTCGTCCCACATCTGGCGAAGGCGTTTCAGGTCTTCCTGCCGCATCTCGCGTTTGAACTGCCAATCGCGGATGGCTTCGCGCACGATTTCGCTGGTGGTGGCGTATTCGCCGGCATCGACGGCTGCGCGCAACGATGCCACCTGCTCGCCTGTCAGGGCGACGCTTACCTTCTGGATTTCGGCCATCGCCAACCTCTCATTCACTGAGGGGAAAATCTTACTACCAAGTGGTAAGAAATACCACGGAGAGGAATGTCCTCACCCCCGCTTCGGCCGCACCCACAGCATCAGGCCGGTGACCAGAACGGCGATGGTGGCGAGGTCGAAGGCGGCCCACAGCAGCTTCAGGGGCATGCCGCCGTAATCGCCGAAGTGCAGGGGGCGGGAGACTTCAAGCGCGCGCAGATACCAGGGCAGGGCGCGCACCTCCGCCACCGCGCCCGTGGCGGCGTCCACCAGCACCGGGGTTTCCAGCCGCGCGGTCAGGGGGCTGTCGCCCCGCATCCAGACGATGTAGTGGTGCGGGCTGCCGAAGCGGGAATAGGGGTAGGCCACACTTTCCGGCTGGGCGTCGGGCAGGGCGTGTTGGGCGGCGGCCACGGCGGCGCCGACGCTGACCACCTGATCCGGGATGGGCTTGCCGTGCCAGGGCATGATCATGGCGGTCAGCTGGTCGATCTGCCACAGGCGGAACAGCGGCTGGGCCAGGGTGTTGGCGACACCGCTGACGCCCACCACCAGGGTCCACACCAGCACGACGATGCCCAGCAGGTTGTGCAGGTCCAGCCGCCAGGTGCGGCGGGCACCGTCGGTGCGTACCGTGCCGAAGGCCATGCGGCGCATGAAGGGCGCGTACAGCACCA
Proteins encoded in this region:
- a CDS encoding cystathionine gamma-synthase, translated to MADSHRPRPNQPAFATRAIHAGQEPDPATGAITVPIYATSTYVQESPGVHKGYEYSRSQNPTRMAYERCVADLESGVRGYAFASGLAAEATVLELLDAGSHVIAMDDLYGGSYRLFERVRKRTMGLNASFVDMTDPAKLEAALRPETRMLWVETPTNPLLKLVDLEAVAAFARRYNLIAVCDNTFATPYAQRPLELGFDVVVHSATKYLGGHCDMVGGVAVVRDAGEVADRLGFLQNAVGAIAGPFDAFLALRGVKTLALRMERHCSNALAIAEWLERHPAVASVRYPGLASHPQHDLARRQMRGYGGMLSVSLKGGLTAAKRLLERTELFSLAESLGGVESLIEHPAIMTHASIPAEIRAASGIDDGLVRLSVGVEDVDDLIADLAGALG
- a CDS encoding type II toxin-antitoxin system RelE/ParE family toxin, coding for MIPIYRSPAAEQELQDIWLAIAINNPTAATRMLHTIANRINRLATHPRLGPRRPEIAPSARVLVEGPYLILFEIWPDTDDGVVERVDVIRVVDGRRNLSTAL
- a CDS encoding type II toxin-antitoxin system ParD family antitoxin: MAEIQKVSVALTGEQVASLRAAVDAGEYATTSEIVREAIRDWQFKREMRQEDLKRLRQMWDDGKASGPTEPFDVERMIAAARDRLKKTGR
- a CDS encoding PepSY-associated TM helix domain-containing protein, which produces MTAAAVDDGASRAMTAAALRRWRWVHKWSSLVCTLFLLLLCLSGLPLIFSAELDDLLSPLARPAFTPADRDLGLDASLAQGLALHPGTVPMSLTWPAGQDHTLYLWSAPRAQALPGEFHMTVIDLRDGKVVAEPPIGRRTTDIIHNLHAQLFAGLPGSLLLCAMGVLFTAAIVSGVVLYAPFMRRMAFGTVRTDGARRTWRLDLHNLLGIVVLVWTLVVGVSGVANTLAQPLFRLWQIDQLTAMIMPWHGKPIPDQVVSVGAAVAAAQHALPDAQPESVAYPYSRFGSPHHYIVWMRGDSPLTARLETPVLVDAATGAVAEVRALPWYLRALEVSRPLHFGDYGGMPLKLLWAAFDLATIAVLVTGLMLWVRPKRG